A genomic stretch from Empedobacter stercoris includes:
- the gap gene encoding type I glyceraldehyde-3-phosphate dehydrogenase: protein MSKIKIGINGFGRIGSLVFGVAIEREDIEIVGINDLVDVDYLAYMLKYDSVHGKFDGEIKVENGNLIVNGQTIRVTAEKDPANLKWDEVGADIVVEATGLFLTKETAGKHIEAGAKKVVLTGPSKDDTPMFVMGVNHKDVTAADTIVSNASCTTNCLAPLAKVVHEKFGIVEALMTTVHATTATQKTVDGPSNKDWRGGRSAMVNIIPSSTGAAKAVGKVIPELNGKLTGMSFRVPTVNVSVVDLTVKLAKETNYDEIKKVMQEAAEGELKGILGYTNEPLVSQDFVGDTRTCVFDAGAGIMLNPTFVKLVAWYDNEIGYSNKVVDLIQHMAKI, encoded by the coding sequence ATGTCAAAAATTAAAATTGGAATCAACGGATTCGGAAGAATAGGTAGCCTTGTTTTTGGGGTTGCGATTGAAAGAGAAGATATTGAAATCGTAGGAATTAACGATTTAGTAGACGTTGATTATTTAGCTTATATGCTAAAGTACGACTCTGTTCACGGAAAATTTGACGGAGAAATTAAAGTCGAAAACGGAAATTTAATTGTCAATGGACAAACCATAAGAGTTACAGCTGAAAAAGATCCAGCTAACTTAAAATGGGACGAAGTTGGTGCTGATATTGTCGTAGAAGCCACAGGTTTATTTTTAACTAAAGAAACAGCAGGTAAACACATCGAAGCTGGAGCCAAAAAAGTCGTTTTAACTGGACCTTCTAAAGATGATACACCAATGTTTGTAATGGGAGTTAACCATAAAGATGTTACTGCAGCTGATACCATTGTTTCGAATGCATCTTGTACTACAAATTGCTTAGCACCATTAGCTAAAGTTGTACATGAAAAATTTGGAATCGTTGAAGCTTTAATGACAACTGTCCACGCAACTACAGCAACACAAAAAACTGTCGATGGTCCATCTAATAAAGATTGGAGAGGTGGTAGAAGTGCAATGGTTAATATTATTCCTTCTTCAACTGGAGCAGCAAAAGCCGTAGGAAAAGTAATTCCAGAATTAAACGGGAAATTAACAGGAATGTCTTTTCGAGTACCTACAGTTAATGTTTCCGTAGTTGATTTAACAGTTAAATTAGCAAAAGAAACTAATTATGACGAAATCAAAAAAGTAATGCAAGAAGCTGCTGAAGGAGAACTGAAAGGTATTTTAGGATACACTAACGAACCTTTGGTTTCTCAAGATTTCGTAGGAGATACAAGAACTTGTGTTTTCGATGCGGGAGCAGGAATTATGTTAAATCCAACTTTTGTTAAATTAGTTGCTTGGTATGATAACGAAATTGGTTACTCAAACAAAGTTGTTGATTTGATTCAACATATGGCAAAAATTTAA
- a CDS encoding M42 family metallopeptidase, with amino-acid sequence MSTNNLFDQQSLDFLSKYLNIASPTGFESEGQKVWMDYIKPYVDEVKTDNYGSAYGVINPDAKYKVVIEAHADEISWFVNYISDDGLIYVIRNGGSDHMIAPSKVVNIHTKKGIVKGVFGWPAIHLRQAGKDEAPTPDKIWIDTGCTSKEEVLELGIHVGCVITYPDEFFTLNDRYFVCRAIDNRMGGFMIAEVARKLAENKDQLDFGLYVVNAVQEEVGLRGAEMITQTIKPNVAIITDVTHDTTTPMITKSKEGEQKCGDGPVVYYAPAVQNNVRELIIDAAEKNNIPFQRAASSRVTGTDTDAFAYSNGGVPSALISLPLRYMHTTVEMVHQADVKNVIELIYESVKTIKNEQSFKYHTV; translated from the coding sequence ATGAGTACAAATAATTTGTTTGATCAACAATCGTTAGATTTTTTGTCTAAATATTTAAATATTGCTTCACCAACAGGTTTTGAAAGTGAAGGGCAAAAAGTTTGGATGGATTATATTAAACCTTATGTAGACGAAGTAAAAACAGACAATTACGGTTCTGCATATGGTGTGATTAACCCCGACGCGAAATATAAAGTAGTGATTGAAGCACATGCTGATGAGATTTCTTGGTTTGTAAATTACATTTCTGATGATGGATTGATTTATGTTATTCGTAATGGAGGTTCAGATCATATGATTGCACCATCAAAGGTGGTGAATATTCATACCAAAAAAGGAATTGTAAAAGGAGTTTTTGGTTGGCCAGCAATTCACTTACGTCAAGCAGGTAAAGATGAAGCGCCAACGCCAGATAAAATTTGGATCGATACAGGTTGTACATCCAAAGAAGAAGTGCTAGAACTTGGAATTCACGTTGGTTGTGTCATTACATATCCAGATGAGTTTTTTACCTTAAATGACCGTTATTTCGTTTGCCGCGCCATTGATAATAGAATGGGAGGGTTTATGATTGCAGAGGTTGCACGTAAATTAGCCGAAAATAAAGATCAATTAGATTTTGGTTTATATGTTGTAAATGCTGTACAAGAAGAAGTAGGATTGCGTGGAGCAGAAATGATTACACAAACAATCAAACCAAATGTAGCAATAATAACAGATGTAACGCATGATACGACGACTCCTATGATTACAAAATCGAAAGAAGGAGAGCAAAAATGTGGCGATGGACCAGTTGTATATTATGCTCCAGCAGTTCAAAATAATGTGCGTGAATTGATTATTGATGCAGCTGAAAAAAATAATATTCCTTTTCAAAGAGCTGCAAGTTCTCGCGTAACAGGAACGGATACAGATGCATTTGCATATAGCAATGGTGGTGTTCCTTCTGCACTAATTTCGTTGCCCTTGCGTTATATGCATACAACTGTTGAAATGGTTCATCAAGCTGATGTGAAAAATGTAATCGAATTGATTTACGAATCGGTTAAAACAATTAAAAACGAACAAAGTTTTAAATATCACACTGTTTAA
- a CDS encoding GNAT family N-acetyltransferase, protein MINIQPHLENDLIRLEPLKSSDFEEVYAAASDPKIWEQHPNKNRWKRDVFMIFFEGAIQSKGAFKVIDKQSNLVVGSTRFYDYDEKDVSILIGYTFYSTNCWGKGYNPSVKKMMFDYIFQFVDKVYLHVGAENKRSQVAVERLGCRKVKTEEITYFGEQPKLNFIYQLDKDEWFK, encoded by the coding sequence ATGATCAATATTCAACCACATTTAGAAAATGATTTAATTCGATTAGAACCTTTAAAATCTAGTGATTTTGAAGAGGTTTATGCTGCGGCTTCAGATCCAAAAATTTGGGAACAACATCCCAATAAAAATCGTTGGAAACGAGATGTTTTTATGATTTTTTTTGAAGGTGCAATTCAAAGCAAGGGCGCTTTCAAAGTAATAGATAAGCAATCAAATCTTGTTGTTGGAAGTACTCGTTTCTATGATTATGATGAAAAAGATGTTTCTATATTAATTGGTTATACGTTTTATTCCACTAATTGTTGGGGAAAAGGCTATAATCCGTCAGTAAAAAAAATGATGTTCGATTATATTTTTCAATTTGTGGACAAAGTTTATTTGCATGTTGGTGCAGAGAACAAACGTTCTCAGGTTGCAGTAGAACGATTAGGTTGTAGAAAAGTAAAAACAGAAGAAATAACTTATTTTGGAGAACAACCAAAATTAAATTTTATTTACCAACTTGATAAAGATGAGTGGTTTAAGTGA
- a CDS encoding IS3 family transposase (programmed frameshift), translated as MTRKVKYGVAFKLRCVKEVLEKHRTIRSISKKENIHASLLKKWVSDYHNQGISGIEPKKNQTYSVEFKLKVIKSITSQYLSLREARVKFNIPSESVIIKWQKDFATFGIDGLKPKPKGRPKTMSTSKGRPKKSKQPLSREEELLLEIERLRCENGTLKKVQCLNSSRGRKTKETWTQAINELRPEFHLNLLLDCTHMARSSFYYHISRSKTDKYEELKLKIKSIYHQHKGRYGYRRITDELRKSGTIINHKTVLKLMNSLGLKSLIRRKKYKSYKGEQGKIAPNILQRAFKADKPNQKWVTDVTEFKVKDKKLYLSPIMDLYNQEIISYELSERPVFNQVTQMLKKAFKITKDTKDLILHSDQGWQYQMKQYQALLNKKGIVQSMSRKGNCLDNAIIENFFGILKSELFYLQKFNSIDELKKEIKQYIYYYNNERIKSNLNKMSPIQYRTHFYNY; from the exons ATGACAAGAAAAGTAAAATATGGTGTAGCATTTAAGTTACGCTGTGTGAAAGAAGTTTTAGAAAAACATCGAACAATACGTTCAATTAGTAAAAAAGAAAATATACATGCTTCTTTATTAAAGAAATGGGTTTCTGATTATCATAATCAAGGAATTTCAGGTATAGAACCTAAAAAAAACCAAACGTATAGCGTTGAATTTAAGTTGAAAGTTATTAAGTCTATAACTAGTCAATATCTTAGTTTACGTGAAGCCAGAGTTAAATTTAATATTCCAAGTGAATCGGTTATTATAAAATGGCAAAAAGATTTTGCTACCTTTGGAATAGACGGATTAAAACCCAAACCAAAAGGCCGTCCCAAGACTATGAGCACATCTAAAGGTAGACCTAAAAAATCGAAACAACCATTATCAAGAGAAGAAGAACTATTGTTGGAGATTGAACGTTTACGTTGTGAGAATG GCACTCTTAAAAAAGTTCAATGCCTTAATTCAAGCCGAGGAAGAAAAACAAAAGAAACTTGGACACAAGCCATAAATGAATTAAGGCCAGAATTTCATCTAAATTTACTTTTAGATTGTACACATATGGCTAGAAGCAGCTTTTACTATCATATTTCACGTAGTAAAACAGATAAATACGAGGAATTAAAACTTAAGATAAAATCCATTTATCATCAGCATAAAGGGCGATATGGCTATCGACGAATTACCGATGAATTAAGAAAATCAGGAACTATCATCAATCATAAAACTGTTCTTAAACTGATGAATAGCTTAGGATTAAAGAGTTTGATTCGAAGAAAAAAATACAAATCTTACAAAGGAGAACAAGGAAAGATTGCACCAAACATCTTGCAAAGAGCATTTAAGGCTGATAAACCCAACCAAAAATGGGTAACAGATGTTACCGAGTTTAAAGTAAAAGATAAAAAACTATATTTATCACCAATAATGGATCTGTACAATCAAGAAATTATCAGCTATGAGTTAAGCGAACGACCTGTTTTTAATCAAGTAACTCAAATGCTTAAAAAGGCATTTAAAATAACGAAAGACACTAAAGATTTGATATTACATTCCGATCAAGGATGGCAATATCAGATGAAACAATATCAAGCTTTATTAAATAAAAAAGGAATCGTACAAAGTATGAGTAGAAAAGGAAATTGTTTGGATAATGCTATTATCGAAAATTTCTTTGGAATACTTAAATCGGAACTATTTTATTTACAAAAATTTAATTCTATTGATGAGTTGAAAAAAGAAATAAAACAATACATTTACTATTACAATAACGAGAGGATAAAATCGAACTTAAATAAAATGAGCCCGATACAATATCGAACTCATTTTTATAATTATTAA
- the pfkA gene encoding 6-phosphofructokinase has translation MKNSIKKIGVLTSGGDAPGMNAALRAVVRACKYYNITSVGIRQGFEGLINNDMIELGPRSVKNIINQGGTILKTARSAEFKTMEGRQKAYEHLKKNNIDALVIIGGDGSFTGANIFHKEFEVPFIGIPGTIDNDIFGTDFTIGYDTALNTVIDAIDKLRDTATSHDRVFFVEVMGRDAGFIALNSGIASGAQDILIPEQRDSVEELCSSLERSEKSGKKSSIVVVAEGEKLGGVYELAKQVQSKHPEYDIRVTVLGHIQRGGSPSCHDRVLASRLGIAAVEGLLQDQSNLMAGIRSNKVVFTPIAEAIKKHNEIDMELIKVANILAI, from the coding sequence GTGAAAAATAGTATAAAAAAAATCGGTGTATTAACCTCTGGAGGTGATGCGCCCGGAATGAATGCTGCCTTACGTGCCGTAGTTAGAGCATGCAAATATTACAACATTACATCTGTTGGCATTCGTCAAGGATTTGAAGGCTTGATTAACAATGATATGATAGAACTTGGACCTCGTTCAGTTAAAAATATTATTAATCAAGGTGGTACAATTCTTAAAACTGCTCGTTCAGCTGAATTCAAAACTATGGAAGGTCGTCAAAAAGCCTATGAGCATCTCAAAAAAAACAACATAGATGCACTTGTCATAATTGGTGGTGATGGATCTTTTACTGGAGCAAATATCTTTCACAAAGAGTTTGAGGTTCCGTTTATTGGAATTCCTGGTACTATTGACAACGATATCTTTGGAACAGACTTTACAATTGGTTATGACACAGCGTTGAATACTGTAATTGATGCGATTGATAAATTAAGAGATACTGCAACGTCGCATGATCGTGTATTTTTTGTAGAAGTGATGGGACGTGATGCAGGTTTTATTGCATTAAATAGTGGAATTGCTTCGGGAGCACAAGATATTTTGATTCCTGAACAACGTGATAGTGTAGAAGAATTATGCTCATCGTTAGAACGTTCAGAAAAATCTGGAAAAAAATCAAGTATCGTTGTGGTAGCAGAAGGCGAAAAATTAGGTGGAGTTTATGAATTAGCGAAACAAGTTCAATCGAAACATCCCGAATATGATATTCGCGTTACAGTATTAGGACATATTCAACGTGGAGGATCACCATCATGTCATGATCGTGTGTTGGCAAGTCGTTTGGGAATTGCTGCTGTTGAAGGTCTTTTACAAGATCAATCTAACTTAATGGCGGGTATTCGTTCCAATAAAGTGGTCTTCACTCCTATTGCTGAAGCTATTAAAAAACACAACGAAATCGATATGGAATTGATAAAAGTTGCAAATATATTAGCCATCTAA
- a CDS encoding 2OG-Fe(II) oxygenase, whose amino-acid sequence MSSITLNPIYEKIIDDLSNQKYSISDFFFSEEETKQLREAIIRKEDKQNFHQAAIGSSVNEQIVKSIRDDKIKWIDEENKSHTEDIFFQKINDFIDYLNLTCYMGIEESEFHYAIYPEGTFYQKHIDAFKNDDRRTLSVVLYLNDEQWKDEFGGQLTLHLSDENTVEKELDILPLAGRLAVFDSKSIPHEVKTVHRPRYSITGWLKTRGNILTYL is encoded by the coding sequence ATGAGTAGTATTACATTAAACCCAATTTATGAAAAGATTATTGATGACTTATCAAATCAAAAATACTCTATTTCAGACTTTTTTTTCTCAGAAGAAGAAACTAAACAACTTCGCGAAGCCATAATTCGTAAAGAAGATAAACAAAATTTTCATCAAGCAGCCATTGGAAGTTCGGTTAACGAACAGATTGTAAAATCAATTAGAGATGATAAAATTAAATGGATTGATGAAGAAAATAAATCGCACACAGAAGATATTTTCTTTCAGAAAATAAATGATTTCATTGACTATCTCAACTTAACATGCTACATGGGAATTGAAGAAAGTGAGTTTCATTATGCGATTTATCCTGAAGGAACTTTTTATCAGAAGCACATTGATGCCTTTAAAAATGATGATAGACGAACATTATCTGTTGTGTTGTATTTGAATGATGAACAATGGAAAGATGAATTTGGAGGACAATTGACTTTGCATTTGTCAGATGAAAATACGGTAGAAAAAGAATTAGATATTTTACCTCTAGCTGGTCGTTTGGCTGTTTTTGATAGTAAAAGTATTCCGCACGAAGTAAAAACCGTCCATCGACCAAGATATAGTATTACAGGTTGGTTGAAAACTAGAGGGAATATTTTGACGTATTTGTAA
- a CDS encoding MBL fold metallo-hydrolase → MPKVHTIDLNFQNEDEAIATYLIETEQGPVLVDPGPYSTFENLKAGIEALGWRIIDIENILITHIHFDHAGAAWKFTEHGATIFLNPIGIPHLKNPEKLWESAKMIYGDEMDRLWGEMKPINEEFLVGLRDGQSVEFGDTVFETIYTPGHAVHHNAYVMNDVIFTGDVAGVKIENGPVVPPCPPPDIHIELWKESIAKLKKVNAKGIYPTHYGYHEDVENNFNELEKGLDEWSNYIKPMYDDNLTADEITPVFVDYVTKSYKDLGLSEDQIQVYEYANPCWMSVNGLLRYWKLKEQGRL, encoded by the coding sequence ATGCCAAAAGTACATACTATTGATCTGAATTTTCAGAACGAAGATGAAGCAATTGCGACCTATCTAATCGAAACAGAACAAGGTCCCGTATTAGTTGATCCAGGACCGTATTCAACTTTCGAGAATTTGAAAGCTGGTATCGAAGCTTTAGGTTGGCGAATCATTGATATAGAAAATATATTAATTACACATATTCATTTTGATCATGCCGGCGCAGCGTGGAAATTTACGGAGCATGGTGCAACAATTTTCTTGAATCCTATTGGAATACCTCATCTTAAAAATCCCGAAAAATTATGGGAATCTGCCAAAATGATTTATGGAGATGAGATGGATCGTCTTTGGGGAGAAATGAAACCGATTAATGAAGAGTTTTTAGTAGGTCTTAGAGATGGTCAAAGTGTAGAATTTGGGGATACTGTTTTCGAAACTATTTACACTCCTGGTCATGCTGTGCATCACAATGCTTATGTAATGAATGATGTTATTTTTACAGGAGATGTTGCGGGGGTTAAAATAGAAAACGGTCCAGTTGTACCACCTTGTCCTCCACCTGACATTCATATCGAATTATGGAAAGAATCTATTGCCAAATTGAAAAAAGTGAATGCAAAAGGTATTTATCCTACCCATTATGGTTATCATGAAGATGTAGAGAATAATTTTAACGAATTAGAAAAAGGATTGGATGAATGGTCAAATTACATCAAACCAATGTACGATGACAACTTAACAGCAGACGAAATAACACCTGTTTTTGTTGATTACGTCACAAAATCATACAAAGATTTAGGGTTATCCGAGGATCAAATTCAAGTGTATGAATACGCCAATCCATGTTGGATGTCGGTTAATGGACTTTTGAGATATTGGAAATTAAAAGAACAAGGTAGATTATAA
- a CDS encoding TlpA family protein disulfide reductase, with protein MKLFSFLSLIGILTFSCVNAQTVETVKYEALHEKIANYKDEVVVVNFWATWCAPCVEEIPAFMEINEQYKDHPNFKMLLVSLDRPKIIDKVKKFMVDNKITAEVVLLDDTKRMNEWIPSFDPKWAGNIPVTIVYDKGEKVVFHDQAMTKFELEDYIQEYLD; from the coding sequence ATGAAACTATTTTCTTTCCTAAGTCTTATAGGGATTTTGACTTTTTCTTGTGTAAATGCACAAACTGTAGAAACTGTTAAATACGAAGCATTGCACGAAAAAATAGCAAATTATAAAGATGAAGTCGTCGTGGTTAACTTTTGGGCAACGTGGTGCGCACCTTGCGTAGAGGAAATTCCAGCATTTATGGAAATCAATGAACAATACAAAGATCACCCAAATTTCAAGATGCTATTGGTTTCACTGGATCGACCAAAAATTATAGACAAAGTAAAAAAGTTTATGGTTGATAATAAGATTACTGCAGAAGTTGTTTTATTGGATGACACCAAACGTATGAATGAATGGATTCCATCATTTGATCCGAAATGGGCTGGAAATATTCCCGTCACGATCGTTTACGACAAAGGTGAAAAGGTCGTTTTTCACGATCAAGCCATGACGAAATTTGAATTAGAGGACTACATCCAAGAATATTTAGATTAA
- a CDS encoding DUF4294 domain-containing protein, with the protein MLTFLGFSHLNAQIFGLDLGGKSPSQEIKNDSINIDELTFSPFDTIHLNESSFYSVHLKSDLEKKYYIWLRKRVRDVWPYVRTAVREYNYVSDTIQTMDKRRDKKRFIKTRQKDLADQFENQLKNMSSSRGQILTKLIYKETDKTTYDIIKELRGGLNAFLYQAASGAFNIDLKQTFDPKRTREDLYIAVILQRDFADGILKPVDED; encoded by the coding sequence ATGCTCACTTTTTTGGGATTTTCACATCTAAATGCCCAAATTTTCGGCTTAGATTTAGGTGGTAAAAGCCCATCTCAAGAAATCAAAAATGACTCGATAAATATTGATGAATTAACTTTTAGTCCTTTCGATACTATACATTTAAATGAATCAAGTTTTTATTCTGTTCATTTAAAATCAGATTTAGAAAAAAAATATTATATATGGCTAAGAAAGCGCGTGCGTGATGTTTGGCCCTATGTAAGAACAGCTGTTAGAGAATATAATTATGTTTCTGATACCATTCAAACAATGGATAAAAGACGAGATAAAAAACGTTTTATTAAAACGAGACAAAAAGATTTAGCAGATCAGTTTGAGAATCAATTAAAAAATATGTCAAGTTCTCGAGGTCAAATTTTAACGAAATTAATTTACAAAGAAACGGACAAAACAACTTACGATATTATTAAAGAATTACGTGGAGGATTAAATGCTTTTCTGTACCAAGCTGCAAGTGGAGCATTTAACATCGATTTAAAACAAACCTTTGATCCTAAACGTACTCGTGAAGATTTATATATCGCTGTCATTCTTCAACGAGATTTTGCCGATGGTATTTTAAAACCCGTCGACGAAGATTAG
- a CDS encoding DUF4268 domain-containing protein has product MFSKEEAYRIKKEFWISYGTYMKLQMNAEGSRINWVNYKTTIKGISFRTDVERKYAEVSIEISHPDPSVQSMIYEQFEEYENVLESYLGEKWVWTKEDVDHDGKTISTIKMRLENVSIFRESDWPQIIPFLKNRMINLDEFWCDHKDSFEIFKEL; this is encoded by the coding sequence TTGTTTTCAAAAGAAGAAGCTTATCGTATAAAAAAAGAATTTTGGATTTCGTACGGAACGTACATGAAATTGCAAATGAATGCCGAGGGATCGCGTATAAATTGGGTGAATTATAAAACGACAATCAAAGGAATTAGTTTTAGAACGGATGTAGAACGTAAATATGCAGAGGTTTCGATCGAAATTTCACATCCAGACCCTTCCGTTCAATCCATGATTTATGAACAGTTTGAAGAATATGAAAACGTGTTAGAAAGTTATCTTGGTGAAAAATGGGTTTGGACAAAAGAGGATGTTGACCACGATGGAAAAACGATTTCGACGATAAAAATGCGATTAGAAAATGTAAGTATTTTTAGAGAATCAGATTGGCCACAAATAATTCCGTTCTTAAAAAATCGAATGATTAATTTGGATGAATTTTGGTGCGACCACAAAGATAGTTTTGAAATTTTTAAAGAATTATAA
- a CDS encoding GreA/GreB family elongation factor, with the protein MSKKHIRKEVIQHLIQLKQDEINALKESKRIYAEGADLDEESSLELDDFAQQSQSTDAARKLNIRINQATEDLENFKALRPELINEITEGNVVLTDKVNFVIGLSFKDFEWENKKFVGISTQAPIFEALIGKRAGDKLEFNGIHYTIEEIL; encoded by the coding sequence ATGAGTAAAAAACATATCCGAAAAGAGGTTATTCAACATCTTATTCAGCTTAAACAAGACGAAATCAATGCGTTAAAAGAATCGAAACGAATTTATGCAGAAGGTGCAGATTTAGACGAAGAATCAAGTTTAGAATTGGATGATTTTGCACAACAAAGTCAATCAACTGATGCGGCTCGAAAATTAAATATTCGTATTAATCAAGCCACTGAAGACTTAGAAAATTTCAAGGCATTACGACCTGAATTAATCAATGAAATTACAGAAGGAAACGTTGTTTTGACTGATAAAGTTAATTTTGTAATTGGTTTATCTTTCAAAGATTTCGAATGGGAAAACAAAAAGTTTGTGGGCATTAGTACGCAAGCTCCTATTTTCGAAGCATTAATTGGAAAACGAGCAGGCGACAAATTAGAATTTAATGGGATACATTATACCATAGAAGAAATACTATAA
- a CDS encoding RNA polymerase sigma factor, producing MNYEDDSLLIQDYLRGNENALETLIEKYKGRIYSFIYSKVLDKDITEDIFQDTFIKVILTLKGGRYNEEGKFLPWVMRIAHNLTIDYFRSNKRMPTVSETVGYNEDYNIFDFIGICDECSETKLIKSQIENDLRNLVTQLPEDQREVLELRIFKELSFKEIAEETDVSINTALGRMRYAIINLRKVIDNNNIILTVD from the coding sequence ATGAACTATGAAGACGACTCTTTATTAATCCAAGATTATTTGAGAGGTAACGAAAATGCTTTAGAAACATTGATAGAGAAATACAAAGGAAGAATCTATAGTTTTATATACTCCAAAGTCTTAGATAAGGATATAACTGAAGATATATTTCAGGACACTTTTATCAAGGTTATCCTTACATTAAAAGGAGGACGATACAACGAAGAAGGTAAGTTTTTGCCTTGGGTTATGCGTATTGCTCACAATTTAACTATTGACTATTTTCGATCAAACAAAAGAATGCCGACTGTTAGTGAAACTGTAGGATACAATGAAGATTATAATATTTTTGATTTCATTGGAATTTGTGATGAATGCTCTGAAACTAAACTTATTAAATCTCAAATTGAAAATGACTTAAGAAATTTAGTTACTCAATTACCAGAAGACCAGAGAGAAGTTTTAGAATTAAGGATTTTTAAAGAACTTAGTTTTAAAGAAATTGCAGAGGAAACAGATGTAAGTATCAATACGGCATTAGGAAGAATGCGATATGCGATTATTAACTTAAGAAAAGTGATTGATAATAATAACATTATTTTAACAGTTGATTAA